The genome window CATAGGTTTAATCCCTTTCGTCCGTTCATTCACGTTAATCCGGCATGGCCGGTCCATCATTCAATCTTTATGCAATCCGGCGAGGCCGGTTGATTGTACACTGGTCATTTTGCATATGAGGTATTCATACACTAGATTAATTTTACACATTTACAATGGAGTTCATCCTCCTCAAAATCTGTGCTTTCATCGTTACCGTGAACTGCTTCTTAACCCAACTCTCCTATTGTACCATAATCTGTACCGAAAATAACCGATTACTACCGCAGATTCTTCTCTTTTCAATTGCAAAAAAAAGCACCCTTCAGCCATAATCATGGCATCCAGGCACTCCTCATTTATTTCATGTTATTGTGTTTTAGAAAATCAATGCATCCAGCGCGTATTGTCCGCCACCTGTCAGGGCCAGCGCTACACCAATTACCAGAATCGCGAGATTATATTCGAATCCGTTCTGCGTGGACCAGTAACCGTTCGCACCATGGACTTTCACAATCGCAATGACCATCGTCAATGCAATCAGAATACCGCCTACCGGTGTAAGCAGACCCAGAGCAAGCAGCAAACCGCCACCGAATTCCGCGAGTCCAGCCAGTAAAGCCACCAATGCACCTGGCTTCATGCCCATCGACTCAAACCAGCCGCCTGTACCCTTGATTCCGTAACCTCCGAACCAACCAAACAGCTTTTGAGCCCCGTGCGCCATGAACGACAATCCAATCACCAAACGAATCAATAACAACCCTACATCCAACATCATTTTCTTTTTCCTCCATTCGATATATACAAAATAGTATTCTCAGATTAAAGATATTATGCACATTTTTTCATGATTCTCTGTGACGCAAACCCCTTCAACTGGTTTACATTTTATCTCATGAATGATCACTTATCCGAAACGTTGGCCCGGATGAAGTTTGTCATTGGCGTAACTCTTTAACTCATGTGTTGAGTATAAGTTACATACTTACTTTTTGTCAACAACTTAATTTAAATTACTTATTTCCTTTTGATGGATGCCTTCCTTTTCCCCGCTAAAAAGCCTGAGTACACCGCATAATTTGCGATACCCAGGCTCAGTCATGTTGTCTATGCTGTTAATGTCCTTACCCTACCCATTTACTTGCCAGATCACGCTGTCCTCATCCTGACCATTCACCGGCCACCAGTGGAATCCGTCCTGCTCCAGCAGCTTGTCTGTCGCTTCTGGTCCCCAGGTTCCAGCAGGGTACGTATGAAGCTCTCCCTGATTCTGTCCCCAGGCTGCTGCGATCCGATCCACAAAAGACCAGGCTGTCGCCACTTCATCCCAACGGGTAAAGTACGTAGAATCCCCTTCTGCCGCATCGTGCAGCAGACGTTCATACGCTTCAGGCGAGTTGATTCCAATCATGCAGCTCTGGCAGAAATCCATCGCGAGCGGCTGAATCTCGGAATCCGAGCCTGGTTTTTTGGCGTTGATCTTGATATATATGCCTTCCATCGGATTCACCCGAATCACGAGCAGATTCGGTTCCAATTTATACTTTTTCCCAAGATACACGTTGTTCGGCATCGACTTGAACTCTACTACGATCTCGGTCGTTTTCACCGGAAGACGCTTGCCTGTCCGAATGTAGAATGGAACACCCGCCCAGCGGAAATTATCCACGAATACACGTGCTGCAAAATAAGTCTCCGTATTCGACTGCGGATCAACCTTGTCTTCCTGACGATACCCCGGAAGCTGCTTGCCACGGTACTCACCTTCGGCATACTGTGCCCGCACAACGTTGTTGCTGACTTCCTCATCCGAAGTAAAGGCACGCAATGAGCGCAATACCTTCACCTTCTCATCCCGAATGTCTTCCGGGAATAGGCGACTCGGCGGTTCCATCGCAATCATCGTTAACATCTGAAGCATATGATTCTGCCCCATATCACGCAGTGCACCAGAGTGATCATAATAACCGCCACGTTCTTCCACGCCTACTGTCTCACCGAGCGTAATCTGAACGTTGGCAATATGTTTGTTATTCCAGAGCGGTTCAAAAAAAGCATTTCCGAACCGAATGACTTCGATATTTTGCACCATTTCCTTGCCCAGATAATGATCAATCCGGTAGATTTCCTCTTCACGGAATACCTCACGAATCTGCTCATTCAGATGTTCAGCCGATTGCAGATCATAACCAAATGGTTTTTCGATCACCAAACGGTTCCAACCCCGACTTTCCAGCATACCGCCGTCCCGCAAACTGTACGAGACACTGCCAAACAGCTCAGGTGCCAGTGCCAGATAGAACAGCCGGTTCCCCGGCGTGTTAAACTTCGATTCCAGATGCTCCGTTTGCGCACGCAGCTCTTTGAATCCGTCCACATTATTGATATCTAGTGCTTTGTATTCAAAATGATCGACAAAAGCGTTCCACTCATCAGGTTCCCCCGCCGGATAGCGGCAGAACTCTTTAATGGATTCATAGATGTCTTCCCGGAATTCTTCTGGGGACCTCGGACGACGTGCTACGCCAATAACCGCAAAGTCATCGGCAAGCTTGCCTTCACGGTAAAGACTGTAGATAGCCGGAAACAGCTTCCGGCGGGCCAAATCACCCGTTGCTCCAAAAATGAAAAATACTGCACCTGGTGTCTGTACTTCATCTTGCGATTGTTTTTCAACCATGGGCTCCTCTTTCTTCCGGGAAGATAACCTATATGCTCTCCCCGAGCTATGTAATGGTGTTATATATGCACGACATACAACCGTCAATTACCAGCAAGTTCCTTCTTGGATGTGATGCCATTTTAGCATATCAACTGAACGGATGCACTATTTCCAACTGATTTTTCTAGTAAAGATTCTCACTTCACTGTCTGAATAACTAGAAAATTCCAGCCTCAATACTCAATCGTAATCACCGGAAACCCCACTGTAATTCGATTGTGCATCTCATCACCAATCTGGTGAACTGCGAGCTGCATATTCAACATATGCGATCCACTCCTAATCGACAGGGGCAGTTCAGCCGCCTCATAAGAGACACTTGCGCTGGCTACATCCGTATAACGTTCAACGGAGGTGATATCCACCTTTGTGGACAGCTGTTCTTCGATCAGTTCCAGTTGCTGACTCGCATCATGTTCAGTAGCAGTACCTGCTGTACCTTGCACAGACATATTCCAGGTTGCCTTCATCCCTGAATCTACAAGTAGCTGACCGATCTGTTCATGTGCTGTCATGAATGTGTTCCGATCCGTGTGCGCATCCCCTGACAGTTGTACGATGGCGTAATAACCGTTGTCTCCTGACTCAACGACATTGACCAGTACACCTGCTTCTCCAGTAGCTTCATTAACAACCCCCTCACTGCGATACACACTATGGCCCGTCTGGCGAACCCGTACTGGTTGTTCCAGCCCCAAGTGATTAGCCAATAATACAGCCTGCGCTTGTGCATCTCCCCGGCCTTCTCCTTGCCATTTAATAACCAGACGATCCACATTATCAATCACGCTGTCAGCAGTATAGATTAACTGTTCCAGTTGGGCTGCTTGGGATTCGTTCTTCTCTGCATATACCTGTGTCACACTGATAAGAATAATGATAGCCATTGCCAATATACCTGCTGTCATCCAACGATTTAACATTTGAATCCCCCGTTCCTTCTTGCATTCTATGAATCTATCAAAAGCATGCCCCTTTCCCACATCAGCTATACTTCGTTCAAAGACATCAAAAAAAAGCCCCACCCACCACTTACATGGCAGATCAGAGCTTTCCATTCAAACTTTTCTATCTAAATTGAACTCATCAATATTTACACTAGCCACTCCGATGACAGAACACCCTTCCAATCGCTGTTATCCCCAGATTTTTTGATTCCATTTATAAATATTAAATCCGGGGATAAAGGCAAGTGTATGCTTTCGAAGTAGCTTTCTTTCAGAAAGCTTTTGCTTCGCTTCTTCAGGTTCTTTCTGTCCTCTTATCTATTACTTCCGTACATTACTGCACGGTTCTTTGGCTTAATTATGTGATTGCATAT of Paenibacillus sp. FSL R5-0517 contains these proteins:
- a CDS encoding DoxX family protein — its product is MLDVGLLLIRLVIGLSFMAHGAQKLFGWFGGYGIKGTGGWFESMGMKPGALVALLAGLAEFGGGLLLALGLLTPVGGILIALTMVIAIVKVHGANGYWSTQNGFEYNLAILVIGVALALTGGGQYALDALIF
- the zwf gene encoding glucose-6-phosphate dehydrogenase, with the protein product MVEKQSQDEVQTPGAVFFIFGATGDLARRKLFPAIYSLYREGKLADDFAVIGVARRPRSPEEFREDIYESIKEFCRYPAGEPDEWNAFVDHFEYKALDINNVDGFKELRAQTEHLESKFNTPGNRLFYLALAPELFGSVSYSLRDGGMLESRGWNRLVIEKPFGYDLQSAEHLNEQIREVFREEEIYRIDHYLGKEMVQNIEVIRFGNAFFEPLWNNKHIANVQITLGETVGVEERGGYYDHSGALRDMGQNHMLQMLTMIAMEPPSRLFPEDIRDEKVKVLRSLRAFTSDEEVSNNVVRAQYAEGEYRGKQLPGYRQEDKVDPQSNTETYFAARVFVDNFRWAGVPFYIRTGKRLPVKTTEIVVEFKSMPNNVYLGKKYKLEPNLLVIRVNPMEGIYIKINAKKPGSDSEIQPLAMDFCQSCMIGINSPEAYERLLHDAAEGDSTYFTRWDEVATAWSFVDRIAAAWGQNQGELHTYPAGTWGPEATDKLLEQDGFHWWPVNGQDEDSVIWQVNG
- a CDS encoding YwmB family TATA-box binding protein; protein product: MLNRWMTAGILAMAIIILISVTQVYAEKNESQAAQLEQLIYTADSVIDNVDRLVIKWQGEGRGDAQAQAVLLANHLGLEQPVRVRQTGHSVYRSEGVVNEATGEAGVLVNVVESGDNGYYAIVQLSGDAHTDRNTFMTAHEQIGQLLVDSGMKATWNMSVQGTAGTATEHDASQQLELIEEQLSTKVDITSVERYTDVASASVSYEAAELPLSIRSGSHMLNMQLAVHQIGDEMHNRITVGFPVITIEY